The region AGCACGATTGGCTGGCTGGCGAGAAATACTCAATCGCTGATATCTCGCTCTATGGATACACACATGTCGCACATGAAGGCGAGTTCGACATGGATCAGTATCCGCACATTCAGGCCTGGATGGCACGCGTTGCAGAGACGCCAAACTATATCTCTATGCCTGAAATCATGCAGGATCTGCTGAAAGCAGCCTAAACTGCCCTGATCAGAATTCAGAAGAATGAACGAGGGAGGCGATTTGCCTCCCTTTCTTTTTCAGCGCCTGGCGACTTCCAGTCTCAGTCGCTCACAGACCTGCGCGCCCTGCCGGATATCCGACACCACATAGCGCAAGCCAGACCGAAGCGTGATGACCACAGCGCCTGCATCTTTCGGCAGCGCCACAAATCCATGCGCAAACCGAACATCCTCGATATCCGTATAGGGAATGGTGATACCGTCAATACCATCCAGTATCCGTCGGATAACACAGCTGTCTTCCCCCAGAGCAACCCGGTTGGTCTGATAGCGCAAAAATGCATGAAGAAACAGAAAAGGACCGCCAATCAACACCACGACAAGTGCCAGACGCGCCAGTCCATGATTGTTGGTCTTGTCGTCCAGAACGAACCATAAGAGGAGATAGGCCGTCACGATCAGGACGGATGGCACAAAAAGAGACCAGTGGGCGGAAAACGTCTCGAAGCCGCTTTCTTCGCCGCGATCCAAACCGTCCAGAGTTTCGCCAAATGACAGCGCCATGGATGAAAGACTACTCCCTTTTTCGCGATTCGACAAAGAGGGGCATACAACCACAGGCATTCGGCATACCAATCAAAATGATTGTGACTTGCGATCACCACAAACTGGGAACACCCTCTACTGGGGCACAAAAGCGCTTTCCGAAGGAGGAAATACGGTCATGATAGCCAGATACGCAGCGGTCACGGCATTGGCCCTGTCGACGTCGGTTCTGTCGACATTGTTCACAGCTCTTCCAGCGCGGGCCGCCGGTGTTGAAATCAAAACGGAAGACTACACACTGATCGCAGACAAGATTGCCGACAACCTTGACCACCCCTGGGGTCTGGCGTTTTTGCCGGATCAATCCATGCTGGTTACAGAACGCCGTGGCCGTCTGCGCCATGTAAAGAACGGCGTGGTGTCAGCGCCTCTCAAAGGCTTGCCAAGGATAGCGGATGGCGGTCAAGGCGGATTGCTGGATGTCGCCGTCGCGCCCGATTTCAATCAGACACGTCACATCTATTTCACCTTTTCGGAGCCTTCAAAGGACAGACGCTCCTTCGGCACGGCCCTGGGGCGAGCCAGACTGAACCTGTCACCCACACCTCATCTGACCGAAGCCACAGTGCTGTTTTCCCAGAACAGGAAAACACGGACCAGACGGCATTTCGGTTCCCGGATCGTCTTCGCGCCGGACGGAACCCTGTTCCTCACAATCGGCGACAGAGGAGACAGACCACGTGCCCAGGACCCACGCGATCATGCAGGATCTGTTATTCGGCTGAACCGGGACGGATCAGTTCCCAAAGACAACCCTTTTGCAGATGGCAGAGATGGCGCGCCTGAAATCTGGTCAATCGGTCATCGCAATCCACAAGGTGCCACATGGCACAAGGGAGAAAACGCCCTCTGGACCGTTGAGCATGGCGCGCGCGGCGGGGATGAAATCAACAGGCCGAGAAAGGGTCTCAACTATGGATGGCCCGTGATTTCCTATGGCAGACACTATTCCGGTCTTCCAATCGGAGAAGGAAAGCGGAAATCCGGGCTGGAGCAACCTCTCTATTACTGGGATCCATCCATCGCCCCATCCGGCCTCGCCTATTATGATGGCACGGCTTTCAAGAAATGGCAGGGCAACATTCTCGTCGGCGCCCTCAAGGACCGGATGCTGGTAAGGCTGAAGCTGAACGGATCACGCGTCGTCCATGAAGAGCGCATCCTGAAACGTCGCTTTGGCCGCATTCGGGATGTGCGACAGGGGCCCGACGGACTGGTCTACCTTCTGATAGATGACGATGATGGCGCAATTATCCGCCTGAGCCCCAAGCGCTAGGGTTCAGAACCCTAAGGCCGAAAAAAGAGAAAAGCCCCGACAAATTGTCGGGGCTTTCTCAAATCCAATCCGTGGCTTTGCGCCAAAGGCAACTTATGCAGCGTTGCGGATGAACCGGTCAAGCTCACGATATTCGTAGGTATCGGAACCAACACGCTTCTCAATCTCACGGAGCTGCTCCTTAGCAAGATCCATCTTCCCGAGATGTACATAAGCCTCACCAAGATAGGCCCGTGTCAGCGTATAGTTCGGATCAATGGAAAGCGCTTTGTGGTAGTAGCTCAGCCCAACATCAAAACGACCAAGCTTCCGGTTTGCATAGCCCATATAGTTCAGGACCCGCGGGTCATCCTGGTTAGACACGGTCTGCAGAACAGCAATCGCTTCGCGATAATCGCCGTTCTTGGCCAGGCGCGCGCCGGTCCAGTACTTGTCTTCATCCTGAATGACACTGGATGTCTTGCGCACACATTTTTTCAGGCGTTTGGAATAAACATGTCCCCGTTTACAGGACTTCTTCTTTGCTTTTGTCGCTTTCGGCTTCGGCTGAACAAACGTGCTTTCACCCGCAGCATTTGCAGAGACAATCGAGTAAGGCATGAATGTCACTGCCATTCCGGCAATAACGGCAGATCTCAACAAGGCAGTTTTCATAACATATCCTCCAAATGAACTTGACGAGGATTATACGGAAGTTTTCCGGAAAAGAGCTTCAAACGTTCAACACATATTCTGGCATAGGTTTGAATGAATAAAACCGGAAGCTCGTTTGTTCTATCCCGAGGCAGTCCAAATTCCGTGAGGCCTCATAATACCCGTCACTCGCGTTAGCTGATCAGGAAAGTGCCGCCAGGTACCGGCTGGACCACCATCCGTTTCTCAAACTCCTGAACGGGGAGTGGCGGGCTGAACAGATAGCCCTGATATTCATGACAGCCCCGCTCCGCCAGCCATTGAAGCTGACTTTCACGTTCAACACCTTCAGCCACGATCTTAACATCAAGCAGCTGGCACATGTTGATAATAACACCGGCAATCGCTTCCAGATCGGGATCCTGCATAAATGAGCGGTCAATCTTCAGGCAGCTGATCGGATAGCGCTGCAGATATCCCAGATTGGAATAACCGGTGCCAAAGTCATCAATGGCAAGCTGGAAACCCATTGCCTCAATGTGCTTCAGTTCCTTGATCAGCTGCTCATTGTCACCCATCAGCATGGATTCCGTGATTTCAAGCTCAAACCTTGAAGGATCACAATCCGTCATGTTCGCAAGACGGCGGATGGCCGGAATAAGCTCCTTGCTGTGAAACTGCCGCGGCGACAGGTTGACGGATACGGTGATATCATGCCCCAGCGCATGCCAGATCCGCTGCTGTATCGCTGCATTCTCCATCACCCACTCACCGATCGGCTCAATCAGGCCGGTTTCCTCGGCAACGGCAATAAACTCTCCCGGCTGCCGGATTCCCAGCTCCGGATGACGCCAGCGGATCAGCGCTTCGGCACCAACAATCTTGTTTTCGGCGACAGAGACACGCGGCTGATAGAACAGCTCAAATTCACCATTATCGACGGCCTTGCGCAGCGATGATTCAAGCTCAAGCCGGCTCTCGGCCTGTTCATTCATATAAGGCGCGAAGAAGCTGTACTGGTTCCGGCCGCCATCCTTGGATTCATACATGGCCAGGTCAGCATTCTTCAGCATTTCATCAATATTTTCGCCGTCATTGGGGTAAAGGCTGATACCAATGCTGGGCGTCACCTGAAGGTCTCGTTCTCCGATGGTCATTGGACGCGCCAATGCAGCAAGAATACTGTTCGCGACCTGGGACGCATTGCTGTGCTCATCAATATCTGTCAGCAGGACAACAAACTCATCGCCACCGAGACGTGCCAGAACATCGGTCTTCCGGACACAGGATCTCAGGCGACGGGAGACCATCACCAGCAGTTCATCGCCAACCGCATGCCCCAGAGAATCGTTGATGTGCTTGAAGCGATCCAGATCGATGAAAAGAAGCGCAACCTTCTTCTGATCCTCATCTGCCCGGTCAAGAATGGCGTTCATTTCCTGGGTCAGATATGTCCTGTTATAAAGGCCGGTAAGAATGTCATGATGAGCCAGATAGGCGATCTTCTGCTCTGCAGCTTCACGCTCGGTCACATCCACTTCCGTTACCAGAATGGCCGGCTCACCCGTTACGGAATCGCGGCTCATTCGAGCGTCAATTTCGTGCGTCCGGACACCATCTGTTGTCTGGACACGCGCGGAGAAGCATCGCTCTCCCCGTCGCTTCAGCGCGCTGGTCAGCCCGCGTTTGTCGGACGACCTGATCAGTCTGCTGGTAAGTGTCTTGGTGTTGTCAGCTCTGGACTGGCGTGCAGCCGGGTTCTCGTAGAGAAGCTCTCCATGCTCATCAAAGAGCGAAATCATGGCCCGGGTATGCAGAAGCGCCTGGGCGCTGCGCAGAACATCTGGTGTCTGGCTGTCCTCGGCAATAGCCTCACACAACATGGCCATGCGACCATCATCCAGCAGAACTCCACGGAACATGCAGCGGACAGTTACCGGCTCGCCACCAGGATACAGGGTCCACAACTCGCTGAACGTCGCCCCATCATGGAAATCCTGCTGATATTGCTTCAGGCGACGGGACACCGTTGGAGACATCTCGCTGCCCAT is a window of Coralliovum pocilloporae DNA encoding:
- a CDS encoding PQQ-dependent sugar dehydrogenase, which gives rise to MIARYAAVTALALSTSVLSTLFTALPARAAGVEIKTEDYTLIADKIADNLDHPWGLAFLPDQSMLVTERRGRLRHVKNGVVSAPLKGLPRIADGGQGGLLDVAVAPDFNQTRHIYFTFSEPSKDRRSFGTALGRARLNLSPTPHLTEATVLFSQNRKTRTRRHFGSRIVFAPDGTLFLTIGDRGDRPRAQDPRDHAGSVIRLNRDGSVPKDNPFADGRDGAPEIWSIGHRNPQGATWHKGENALWTVEHGARGGDEINRPRKGLNYGWPVISYGRHYSGLPIGEGKRKSGLEQPLYYWDPSIAPSGLAYYDGTAFKKWQGNILVGALKDRMLVRLKLNGSRVVHEERILKRRFGRIRDVRQGPDGLVYLLIDDDDGAIIRLSPKR
- a CDS encoding tetratricopeptide repeat protein; translated protein: MKTALLRSAVIAGMAVTFMPYSIVSANAAGESTFVQPKPKATKAKKKSCKRGHVYSKRLKKCVRKTSSVIQDEDKYWTGARLAKNGDYREAIAVLQTVSNQDDPRVLNYMGYANRKLGRFDVGLSYYHKALSIDPNYTLTRAYLGEAYVHLGKMDLAKEQLREIEKRVGSDTYEYRELDRFIRNAA
- a CDS encoding putative bifunctional diguanylate cyclase/phosphodiesterase gives rise to the protein MSARSRIGQKDSSNVVSLPGSENGARERQALSARLRLLEDSVIPVWVFDIDKGHVCWTNDKALTLWNAETREDLLARDMGSEMSPTVSRRLKQYQQDFHDGATFSELWTLYPGGEPVTVRCMFRGVLLDDGRMAMLCEAIAEDSQTPDVLRSAQALLHTRAMISLFDEHGELLYENPAARQSRADNTKTLTSRLIRSSDKRGLTSALKRRGERCFSARVQTTDGVRTHEIDARMSRDSVTGEPAILVTEVDVTEREAAEQKIAYLAHHDILTGLYNRTYLTQEMNAILDRADEDQKKVALLFIDLDRFKHINDSLGHAVGDELLVMVSRRLRSCVRKTDVLARLGGDEFVVLLTDIDEHSNASQVANSILAALARPMTIGERDLQVTPSIGISLYPNDGENIDEMLKNADLAMYESKDGGRNQYSFFAPYMNEQAESRLELESSLRKAVDNGEFELFYQPRVSVAENKIVGAEALIRWRHPELGIRQPGEFIAVAEETGLIEPIGEWVMENAAIQQRIWHALGHDITVSVNLSPRQFHSKELIPAIRRLANMTDCDPSRFELEITESMLMGDNEQLIKELKHIEAMGFQLAIDDFGTGYSNLGYLQRYPISCLKIDRSFMQDPDLEAIAGVIINMCQLLDVKIVAEGVERESQLQWLAERGCHEYQGYLFSPPLPVQEFEKRMVVQPVPGGTFLIS